Proteins from one Triticum aestivum cultivar Chinese Spring chromosome 7A, IWGSC CS RefSeq v2.1, whole genome shotgun sequence genomic window:
- the LOC123147512 gene encoding uncharacterized protein, translating to MQRGRGGRGGLFGFGDPFPAFGGFVPPGNLMSSFFGGSNPFDDPFFTNPSGSMIGPSLFEQSIFGSSMFRPHRALNVGGFQQQGPEPSRPKGPIIEELPSDDDDGADANEHDEKKRTNSMKHPRISKEPYVEDSGDEVQDNKRPRHEKFGKEYVRAGTSYQQQQTYMFQSSTVTYGGSNGACYMSSTTRRSGGDGVVTMEESKEADTTSGKATHRIARGIGNKGHALTRKLNCDGKVNTMQTLQNLSEDELAGFEESWQRNAGPCLPGWDPRLNMLNSGTLSPGIQEDNGMSALPTPNEMFALPAPEQYRGSISSRMKRRPLNGSSQGSPRP from the exons ATGCAAAGGGGAAGGGGCGGGAGAGGTGGTCTCTTTGGTTTTGGGGACCCTTTTCCTGCTTTTGGCGGCTTTGTACCACCTGGGAACCTTATGTCCAGTTTCTTTGGTGGGTCAAATCCCTTTGATGATCCCTTCTTCACCAATCCCTCTGGTTCTATGATTGGACCTAGCCTGTTTGAGCAAAGCATTTTTGGTTCAAGCATGTTCCGGCCACACAGAGCTCTAAATGTAGGAGGCTTCCAGCAGCAAGGTCCTGAACCAAGCAGGCCAAAAGGGCCGATTATTGAGGAGTTGCCTTCAGACGACGACGATGGTGCAGATGCGAATGAACATGATGAGAAGAAGAGAACTAACTCTATGAAACATCCAAGGATTAGCAAAGAGCCAtatgtggaggactctggtgatgaaGTTCAAG ATAATAAGAGACCCAGACATGAGAAATTTGGGAAAGAGTATGTCAGGGCTGGCACATCATATCAACAGCAACAGACCTATATGTTTCAGAGCTCAACTGTTACATATGGTGGTTCAAATGGGGCATGTTATATGTCTTCAACGACTAGGAGGAGTGGTGGAGATGGGGTA GTTACAATGGAAGAAAGTAAGGAAGCAGACACAACAAGTGGTAAAGCAACTCACAGGATCGCACGTGGCATTGGCAATAAG GGTCATGCACTGACTAGGAAACTGAACTGCGATGGAAAAGTTAACACCATgcaaactttgcagaacttgagtGAAG ATGAGCTTGCTGGGTTTGAGGAATCATGGCAAAGGAATGCAGGGCCTTGTCTGCCTGGTTGGGATCCCAGATTAAACATGCTTAACAGTG GAACTCTTAGCCCTGGCATCCAAGAAGATAATGGAATGTCTGCACTTCCAACACCCAATGAAATGTTTGCTCTTCCAGCACCCGAACAATATCGTGGCTCCATTTCGTCGAGGATGAAGAGGCGCCCTTTGAATGGTTCATCCCAGGGCAGTCCCCGTCCATGA